Proteins from one Patagioenas fasciata isolate bPatFas1 chromosome 6, bPatFas1.hap1, whole genome shotgun sequence genomic window:
- the DMRTA2 gene encoding doublesex- and mab-3-related transcription factor A2 has protein sequence MELRSELPSVPAAPPPVPPSSVAAAAAAAAATLPVSVAGSLLRAPPLLLRAAEKYPRTPKCARCRNHGVVSALKGHKRYCRWKDCMCAKCTLIAERQRVMAAQVALRRQQAQEENEARELQLLYGTAEGLALAAANGIIPPRPAYEVFGSVCAGGGGEGATGASESKMQKFELFPKTLLPSRAVTPQQAGGKPLSPDGESVPGTSSPEARHGSGSENGDGESFLSSPVSKGPKEGEESPGSISPLGSDSGSEADKDEQDPSPSAGGRQRTPIDILTRVFPAHKRSVLELVLQGCGGDVVQAIEQILNNRGPEKGPEEGWARDGALQGLPPTPAAAHHRPLIAGAMAPAIGTLGSRSAFSPLQPNATHFGAEAGAYPLGTHLGLNPLRLAYSAHSRGLAFMTPYSTAGLMPTLGFRPPVDYAFSDLMRDRSAVHKEQVYSGGLYGPMVNNTPEKQ, from the exons ATGGAGCTACGGTCGGAGCTGCCCAGCGTGCCCGCCGCGCCCCCCCCGGTACCCCCTAgctcggtggcggcggcggccgctgcAGCGGCGGCCACGCTGCCGGTGAGCGTAGCCGGGAGCCTCCTGCGGGCGCCACCGCTGCTGCTGCGGGCGGCCGAGAAGTACCCGCGGACGCCCAAGTGCGCCCGGTGCCGCAACCACGGGGTGGTGTCGGCGCTGAAGGGCCACAAGCGGTACTGCCGCTGGAAGGACTGCATGTGCGCCAAGTGCACCCTCATCGCCGAGCGCCAGCGCGTCATGGCGGCCCAGGTGGCGCTGCGCCGGCAGCAGGCGCAGGAGGAGAACGAGGCCCGGGAGCTCCAGCTGCTCTACGGCACCGCCGAGGGGCTGGCACTGGCGGCCGCCAACGGCATcatcccgccccggcccgcgtaCGAGGTCTTCGGGTCCGTCTGCGCCGGGGGCGGCGGCGAGGGAGCCACCGGCGCCTCAG AGTCCAAGATGCAGAAGTTCGAGCTGTTTCCCAAGACGCTGCTGCCCAGCCGCGCCGTTACCCCGCAGCAGGCGGGCGGGAAGCCCCTGTCCCCGGACGGCGAGTCTGTGCCCGGCACCTCCTCCCCAGAAGCTCGCCACGGCTCGGGCTCGGAGAACGGGGACGGCGAGTCCTTCCTGAGCTCGCCCGTCTCCAAGGGCccgaaggagggggaggagagccCGGGCTCCATCAGCCCGCTGGGCTCGGACTCGGGCTCGGAGGCGGACAAGGACGAGCAGGACCCGTCGCCCTCGGCCGGCGGCCGGCAGCGGACTCCCATCGACATCCTGACGCGCGTCTTCCCGGCGCACAAGCGCAGCGTgctggagctggtgctgcagggctgcGGCGGGGACGTGGTACAGGCCATCGAGCAGATCCTCAACAACCGCGGCCCGGAGAAGGGCCCCGAGGAGGGGTGGGCCCGGGACGGCGCCTTGCAAGGCCTTCCGCCCACCCCCGCCGCCGCCCACCACCGGCCCTTGATAGCCGGCGCCATGGCCCCCGCCATCGGCACGCTGGGCAGCCGCTCCGCCTTCTCGCCCCTGCAGCCCAACGCCACGCACTTCGGGGCCGAGGCCGGCGCCTACCCGCTGGGCACCCACCTGGGACTCAACCCCCTGCGCCTCGCCTACTCGGCACACAGCCGGGGACTGGCCTTCATGACCCCCTACTCCACGGCCGGGCTGATGCCCACCCTCGGGTTCCGGCCCCCCGTGGACTACGCCTTCAGCGACCTCATGCGGGACCGCTCCGCCGTGCACAAGGAGCAGGTCTACTCCGGCGGGCTCTACGGGCCCATGGTCAACAACACCCCCGAGAAGCAATAG